The following nucleotide sequence is from Bos taurus isolate L1 Dominette 01449 registration number 42190680 breed Hereford chromosome 3, ARS-UCD2.0, whole genome shotgun sequence.
GCGAAGCCAACAAAAGAGGTATTCCAGCTTCAGTGCACCCTCTTTACGTCATGCTCTGTAATTCACTGGCACCTCCTAAACTCTTTCAGCATTCTTTGCATTCCCATAGCCTCCTCTCCCTCGGCCCTTAATTCAAATTTAAGCCCTTCAGATACTTTCTCCCACTTTTCCACTCCATCTTCACAAGCACTTTTCTCTCCACTTCTACCCCAGAGGATTTCTTCCCATGAAGGCTACACTCAGATTATTGCCAATGATCGTGGTCATCTGTTGCCTTCAGTGCCCCGTTCCAAGGTGAGATATTCATCTCCATTCTCATCTAAAAAGTTAAAGAACCAAGGCATAGAACTGGAGTAACAGAGGGAAGACTTGTAATCTCCTGCAGCCACTACTTGGAAGATTAAAGTGCAACCTAATTCACATTGTAACAAGAGTGCTCCCAAACTTCCAGCCAACAGGATAGGTTTAACACCCAGAACTCCTTAAGTTGATGAATGACTGGTATAAAATGAACACCTTCAGGTGATAATACTTATATAGTGGGTACCCTGCCAAACTTAGGCTAAGGATGTAGAGTTTAAGCCAGTGGAGGTAAAGGGGATTAAAAAATTAGGGCAATCTAAATGAGAAAGGGGAAGAGACTGGGGAAGTTATGCTTTCAGTCTTGTTTCATGACAATCCCAAAGGTAAAAAGATGGAACTAAGACAAATAGAACAGACCTGCCAATAGGCCAGTTACTGAGAGTAAGAAGCCCTGTTGAGGAATCCCATCTTTTTCCATTTAGGCAAGTCCCTGGGGCTCCTTCATGGGCACCTGGCAAATGCCTCTGAAGGTACCCCCTGCTCGGGCGACCCTGACCTCCCGTACAGCTGCTGGTGCTGCCTCCCTCACCAGATGGATACAGAAAAATCCTGATTTACTTAAGGCTTCCAATGGGTTGCGTCCTGAAATCTTCGGCAAGGTATCTATTTCTCCCACTTAACCTCAATCCTGTTTCCTTTTCAACCTCAGAAATGTCTATTGTTATACTACCACAATCCCAGCAGGGGGAACCTTTAACCAATTCTGTCTAGTCCTTAAGCAACCTCTTTGGGATGAAGGGATAAGCTAAGGACATCTTATCCACCCCACACATCTCCCCACTTCACACAGTACAAAATGATCTGATCTCAAGGGGAGGTTAATGGTACCAATTTAACTCGTATTTGAAACCTGACTTCTTGCCCATGGGATGGGGAGAAGGGGATTTAGAATTGAGATGGATTGAGAATGATCTAGGCCTAACCGCAAACATAACTGTCTCTTCTGTTCTACCCGACAGCCCCATGATCCAGACAGTCAGAAGAAACTCAGGAAGTCTATCACAAAGACTGTACAACAAGCACCAAGCCCCACCATAATCCCAAGCTCCCCAGCCTCAAATCTCAGTTCCCCAGATCAACTCCAAAGCTCACATCCCTCTGCAGGTCACACTCCGGGTCCCCAAAGCCCACTCAACTCTCCAAAGTGCCCACCTGGAAGCCCGTGTTTGCCCCACGCAGGCCGTAATCTAGCCGAGGTCTAGAAATGCAAACCTGCAACTCCGTAAGGGTCTAAGGGACTGAGTGGCCTAAGGAAGACCCCCCTTAATCAGGGAAATTACAGATGGGAATAAAGGcaaatttgtaaaataaacttttttttgttattggagtatagttgctttacaattttgtgttagtaaCATTGTATGTTGAGTCTTTTACTGACTTGAAATTTTTCTCTTCAGCTCTTGAGGTAGGAGGTAGATGGGCACCCTCCACCTCACTCCCCCAAggtaaagcaattggagattcattccctATAAATTGAAACTCCACTCCAAGGCAATAGCAGGACaattaagggaggaggctgggccctgttCAAACCATTTCTCACTctggaagtcaggagacctccccaaCCACACAtgcgcagaaaggctccttgCAGGCAGAAGCAGGGAGCAACGCCAAGGGATGCTCTACCCATAATGCCTCTTCAGTAGAATCCACcttggctaagagatgtgtgCACTCATCTGAGAGAATCCTGATATACCACATATGGAGTGTGAACCagacaaatcaaaatgattggccaaaggaaaccaaCAAGAAATGCctcataaaagtaattcaaactgctTCGAGGGCGCATGTCTGGGACAGTCTGCCTGTGTGCCTATCCACATGTATTATactcttttttctcttaataaataccttacttgcttcactactttctttgtgggaattcttttctgcaaagtcgaagggccagggcccttgccactgaccactggtctagtaactaggatttggtgctttcactgctgcgGCCCAGCTTTAATCTCTGGCTGGGATACCAAGCCCTGCTCTAAGCTGCTGCAGGCCGAGGCCGCCCGAGGTCACTCTGGCCACCTCTTTTAACCCATAATTAGAAGGGTTGGAGGAAATAAATACCCCCTCACTTTTCACCCCGAGCATTAACTTCAAAGTCAGAAGTACGACCATTGAGAGTAGAGCAGGTGTATgtgtatttggaggtggggaagAAAAGCAACGGGATGCCAGGGTAAGAGACGTGACCCTTGTCTAAGAGATCATATCTGATCTGACAGAACACACAGGGGAACTAAGAGTTGTAAAAGCAAAACTTaagcaaaaatacaaatataacttGAAAACTAAAGCTACAGAAGTGAttaggagacagagaagaaaaataaaggacgaCACGTAAGTAGAAAGTTGGGGCAGAATTACATACATGATGACCGCTCTGCCACTCCCAACCCAATCACCTGAATGATTAAGTCATAAGtcgtaagttgctcagtcgtgtccgactctttgcaaccccatgggctgtaacctaccaggttcctccgtccatgggattttccaggcaagaatactggaatgggttgccatttctttctccagatcttcccaaccaagggactgaacccggctctccggcattgtaggcagacgctttaccatctgagccaccagggaagtccagggaatGATTAAGAAGCCAAGAGTGTCCCCTATCCATTTCCCAGCCTCTCATTTCTGTTTATCTTTACCCCTGTTCTGCAACTTCCTGGCACTGGCTGTTGGATTTAATGTGCTTGCCAAAGCTTTCCCAGTTCTGGTACCCAGTTGTTCCCTGGTGAGCACGGATGCCTCACTCTGAGGACAAGCACAGAGGGCGTCTGGTGTGCACTGGAAAGCCTGtaagtcgctcattcctgtccaaccctttgcggccctgtggactatagcccaccaggctcctctgtctgtgggattctccaggcaagaatcctggagtgggttagcatgcccttctccagggacctttctgacccatggactaaacgcaagtctcctgcatggcaggcagattctttactgtttgagccacaagggaagcccccggTGTGTGCTGGAAAAGGCTCCAAAGACTTCTCAGGGCCAGTATAGCAAAAAGGGAGACGTGATCATCACTTAAAGCCAAAGACTACTAGGAGCTGGGATGAAGACTGATGAAGCAGCCAAGCAAGGTCTTCCTCTCCAACTGACACCAATCACAGTCACTGCTGCTTCTCTCCAACCAAAGCTTTAACTGGCTGGCGAGCAGCTCAGTGACACACTAAGATCAGTCGCCCCAGAGTTTCCGGAGCCTATCAAAACAGCACTCCCGCCACAGGGAGCTAGGGGCCCAAAAGCCCGGCCTATATGGATGGATTAGGAAAGTAGCAAGTTTTCTCATAAAACCATAAATGTCTGCCAGGTTTCCATCAATCTCTTTCTTACCTCCACTCTCCCCTCCGCTGATTTACATACTTGGCTCATGGTCCCTTGGCCATCCCCTCCATTATTCCACTGGATTATAACTTGCTGAACTGTACCTTGGGGCTTCTAATCTGTTCTCAGTGGGATTCTGGAGTTTATAAAAAACTAAAAGCTCTCCACAGCTTAACTTCCTTTCTCctgctcctttcttctctgaGGTTTCTGTATATTAAATCCCTAGCCACTTTTATTTGATTCCCTGATAATTTTTGAGTGCTCACTTAAAAGGACAAATTGCTTCCCTCCGGAGGAAGGCAGGATTGGGGGATGCAAGCACCTGAGAGGAGGAGACCAGAGGGAGACCAGATGGGGCAGGGAGGAAACTGGCTCCTCCTCCCCAGTCGCCGCTGTCTTGGTTTCTCCAAGTATCAACAAGAGtcaaaggcaaaataataattttaattcagTTTCAGAAAAAGATGTCACGTGATTCTGGATTAGAAAACATGACAGTAAGAGGTTTGGTTTTTCTGGAaacacaaggaaaagaaataacccGTAACAGATTCAACAATAATTTTCTGGATTTTCTTCTTGCATCAAAAGCTATATATCTTCTCCCCAAGACCTGCTCCAAGAGCCAACTTAACTCTTCTTATCTCCCGCTAGCTGGGACAGGCTAATtctcctgcacccccacccctctccttTCAGTCACACTATGTGGGCGCTAAAGACCCTGGGCTCTGACCAATGGACAGAATTGTCCTTTGAGCCAGCAACCCACAGGCAGTGGCACCCGGATCCCCACTCCCAGTCCCCACGGCAGAGGCCACAGAGCTGgcattgtttccactgtctcaGGAAAAAGGAGCCAAAGGCTGACCCTCAGCATAAATCAAGGCCTaacatggagagagaaagaaggctcCCAAGCCCAGAGTAAGCTGCAAGCCGGGGGCAAGAAAAGGGAGTTTTTGCAGTCATTCCATCCTTAGAAATAAGGAGAAAACTGGACCCTTTTCCACCGTTATGGTTCTGTAAGGTGCTCTACTGCTGAGCTCCAAGGGGATCTGCAAGCAAAGAAGGGTCTAAACAAATCAGAATAACTTTGCCCTGGCCAAAGACAAGAGTAACAAACAGGAAGACAGGTCAATGTGATAATTTGTAGGATGATGACACTGGGAACTTCGGCTCTTCACATGGCTGCCAGCCCTACAGAGGACAACACAGTAAGAACCAGGACAGCCACTCCAGACTGGTGTAGCTGGGAAATCGTCAGGCCTTTTCCTAGATCCCACATCtgtaaaaataagaagaaaaaatttcagcAATCAGGGTCCTGGTCACTCTCATAGCTCCTTTCTCAGAAAAGAACTCCACTTAGGAAACAGGCAATTTCTCTCAGCATGATTCTAGAGAAAAGCACTTCCTTATTCTGACCTTCACCTTCCTCGAAACCCACAATATGGTACCTGCCACCCTCTTATCCCAATGACAGC
It contains:
- the CFAP126 gene encoding protein Flattop, translated to MEYSAGSLLLVSPARPQELEMTRPCPCSQYEKPFSPKYLQNWSLAKPTKERISSHEGYTQIIANDRGHLLPSVPRSKASPWGSFMGTWQMPLKVPPARATLTSRTAAGAASLTRWIQKNPDLLKASNGLRPEIFGKPHDPDSQKKLRKSITKTVQQAPSPTIIPSSPASNLSSPDQLQSSHPSAGHTPGPQSPLNSPKCPPGSPCLPHAGRNLAEV
- the CFAP126 gene encoding protein Flattop isoform X1, which encodes MATNYSANQYEKPFSPKYLQNWSLAKPTKERISSHEGYTQIIANDRGHLLPSVPRSKASPWGSFMGTWQMPLKVPPARATLTSRTAAGAASLTRWIQKNPDLLKASNGLRPEIFGKPHDPDSQKKLRKSITKTVQQAPSPTIIPSSPASNLSSPDQLQSSHPSAGHTPGPQSPLNSPKCPPGSPCLPHAGRNLAEV